GTAGTCAGGGGATATCATGCCTCCTAATGGAGTGATGGTTGCTATGGAAATTTGCACTGCCTAACGTAAAAATAGAGGCCCCGACACTTGAGTCTGAAGGTAAATTTGCATTGCCTATCTTTGCAAACTTATGTTCGGTGATTGAATAGTGTGCTTGGTACAGCTCAAGAATACAGAATGAAGCCTGCTTACTTTGTTTCTCATAATGTGTTTCACTAACTTGAATAGGGGAAAACCAAACCCATTTCAACATCGCAGGCATTAAGAAAAGTTCTGCTAACTCGGTGTCAAAAGCTGCAAAGATAAAGTAAGCCAATATAGCATCATATTTGTATTAACTATTTAGTTCACATGAGAGCATCATAATAAGATGTCAAGCCATTCTTCACTGTTATATCacaatatttatttctttaaacGAATAAATTAAAACGACTACCTCttctattacatttttttttctattacgtttttcttttcttttattttctttatatatgcgACTAAAAGTAGATCTCATCACTACTATGATTCTTTTTTGGGTCAAATCTCACTACTATGATTCTTTTTTGGGTCAAATCTCACTACTatgattttatttcattttatattactAGCTTAATTGGGTATTTTGTTGTTTCTTGGTGTACAGGGGCCGGTTGCTCAAGAGATTAAAAATGTCCTTAAGAGATTTGAATTTGGGATCTAGTCCTCTGCTTAGGGTTAGtctcctgattttttttttgactgaagTTGTCTCCTGATTTTTCATCCTTATAAATACAtattagttttgaaaatttaattttttttaaagctagTCGTGCGTTGATTGATTTTTTCATGGTTCGgactggtatatatatatatatatatatatatatatatatacatatgccGCCTATACATATACTCTCTTATACTCTTTGTTATAGGGTCAAGACAGTGTTCCAACAGTGGATTCAATACAATAGAGCACATTGGTAGACTTCTACTCTTCAATGATTTCTTAAGTGTTGAGAGGTTCAAAGAGTTCTCTGCTTCAAACACTTTCTCCACTGAGGATGAACCTTACAAAGGTCTTAGTAATCTGGTAAAGTGCTTCAATCTCTCTTTGATAATGtcatttatattcttattttttcCTCCTAACTTCAATTGATCTTGCCGTGCAATGAATGCATGACAACACATGAGTGTTTCCAGTGACTTATGGACCTACACACAAATGACAATTTTCTTGATAATAAACGAAATCTTAACATTTGAtgtctatatctttatattttgctaattttttttttgtttttttgttgtgaCTGGACCAGTTTGGTTAGGTTATCCCCTGCAGGAGAATTATGTTCTTACTTGGATGATGCAAATTCATTGGATATTCAGGCTTGCATAAGAGAATGTGTTTGGACAGCCGGAGATTGATTTATCTCATCCCGACACAGTCTAGCTAGCATCAATGGGGTATGACACCGTTAGATTGCCATTAAAAACAAATCCACAAAAAATTGAGTCATCTCCTTACCAATAACCACTTCGGTTTTCTGATTCTTCTTTGTGAAATTAATAGAATTTTATCATATGTATTCACACTCTtaatgttttgtgttttttttggacaacaatGTTTTGTGTTTAAGTCAAAATAAGAATTTCATATCATCAAATTTCAAGTAAAATGTGTGGTTTTATATCAGGATATCTACtaattaatacttttttttttataaaacacatatacagaaaaaaccTGTTAAATACATTACACAAAATATTGATCTTAATTTGATATGACTAAATagatagattaagaaaataaaactatgaaCTTTTTATACCAAATGCGAAACTATATTTGATTCaagataatataatataataaattataaatttagttaaacaaacattttaaatatatgtcgCAAAATGTAGTACTTATGCgaaatattttagttaaatattttttaatacaaaCAAGTCATActcttaactaaaataaattaacttaCTATTTCATATATTATAGTTACTATAATTGTAGAAAATAGTACGTGCAttcattatataaaatttaatgtattttaaatatgtgtgaacaaatgaaaaaatatatttttggattaaagGAAGTAATAAACAAAtccatataatataaatataataaattaataaatgattaataaatttattatttatttaaatttcactCTTTTTACAACTAACTCAAAAATAAGTGATATAGATAGTCAATTAAAATTGGTTTACTTTGAGTAAGTACAAACGAcacatcaaataaataaataaatgataaatgtcAATTAAATTGACACAGAAAATTAATGTTAATCAACAATGGTCTGACTTTCTATACAGAACATCAACGTAGCTCATTTTAGAGAATTATATCAAATACGATCCAATTATGTTTCAACAACAAAAGACATTTTATTTTGAACACCATTAACAACATACAGAGCATCATAAAGAGGAACAAAAAAAGTTATCAGACATGAAGTCAACGCTTAACTTAGCATCCTACcggtgtttttaaaaccggaccgacccGATGGTTAAATCAGATTCCGCGATGAACCGGTTACATAACCGGGTTGGATCTAATAATTGGTTCGACAATAAATCGGTCACGTAGCCGGATTGGATCTCAGAGttattaaattgattaaaactattaaaactatcaaaaatctataaaccattcgtataaacataaaactaatttatatttataatgttttgtgttttaaattaatttatactttgattatgtatcatatttacttacattacttttaaatatatacattaaaatatattaaaccagATTATTGAACCATATTTGATCCGGTCGAACCATATTGAATCGTGAACCCAAAATTTTCCGGTTCAGGTTCAAAACATTGCATCCTGCGACAAATAAAGCTTTCTGCAACAAACAACATTTCAACAACAAAACATTTCATATACCCCTGTTATACTATTGCAACGGCTAAACATTATGTATTAActaaaactcattttataatatgtaatactgaaacaataatttaaattttaaacttttatttggCAATAATCCGCGCGCAACGATCTAGTTGTTGATAATGAACCATTTATCCAACTCTATGGTTCTTCATTACAATTTCAAAGAAACAGCGTACGTGTGTATATTTGTCACACATGTCTCACATGCTGGTAAAAAAGCCTACACTCGTCGCAGGAGATCCTATCCTCTCTGTTTCTTTTAGCTTAGTTCTTGTCTGAAACCCTAATTGGTTTTCCTTTTATCTCTTCTGTCAGTTCTCATCTAAAATGATCACCGGAGTACTCCGCAGATCTTCATTGCCGTCGAGGCATTCTCTCTCCGCCGCGCTAACCTCCTTTGATTCAGGTCTTTCCCACCACTTCTCTTCAGCCGCCACCGTATCCTCCGTCTCCGTGGATCGTAATCTAGTCGGAAACGGATCTACTCTCTCCTCCAACCTCATCTCTCGATTCGCATCCCCATCGTCTCCGAAGTCGTGGATGGTTTCTCCCGCGAGGATCGCGTTTCAAGGTTACGCCACTGAGCCTGAGAGTAACCTCAGAGATTCAAAGAGGGTATGCTTTTGTTCTCATTCAAACTCTTGAAGGCTGTTCGAATCATTGACAAACTGCTATTTGTGGTTTTGAGTAGAAGAAAGAGAGCACGTCAAAGATCAAAGGAACGAGGATCTGCATAGCGATTCGGTCATTCGAGAACCCGGAGAAGGAAGCTTGGTGTCTTCCTCCCCACACTCGCTACGCCGCAATGCCCGACACGCGGACCTTGTACACCGTGCTACGTTCCCCTCACGTGGACAAGAAGTCGAGGGAGCAGTTTGAGATGAGGTTCAAGAAACGGTTTCTCGTTGTCAAAGCTCAGAGCCACGAGCTGAGCAAGAAGCTGTTTTGGTTGAAGCGCTACCGTATCCTCGGAGCTCAGTACGAACTCCAGTTCCATTGCAAGACCCGTTTGGACATGTCTCCTGTCTTAGGTAACATCAATGGCTCCCACCATTTGTCAATGAGACAGGGCTAAAGAAGGGAAGCTACCAAGGTGGAGTTTTTGGACCGATCCTGCAATAATATTGAATCTTACTGATTCAATAAAGAAGTCAGCAATACCTTAAATCTTgtggcattttttttttttgtttagagaACATTTTACGGACATAAGAAAGAAGTCTAACAATACCTCAAAGACATGGGTTCTGTTCTGAATTGAGTTTCAGTGGGAGATTACACTTCCAGTTTATGCAAATTTATTAGTCCTTTTAATTCATTTTATGGGTTTCCTCATGAAATAggtaataaaaaa
The window above is part of the Brassica napus cultivar Da-Ae chromosome C3, Da-Ae, whole genome shotgun sequence genome. Proteins encoded here:
- the LOC106366940 gene encoding 40S ribosomal protein S10, mitochondrial produces the protein MITGVLRRSSLPSRHSLSAALTSFDSGLSHHFSSAATVSSVSVDRNLVGNGSTLSSNLISRFASPSSPKSWMVSPARIAFQGYATEPESNLRDSKRKKESTSKIKGTRICIAIRSFENPEKEAWCLPPHTRYAAMPDTRTLYTVLRSPHVDKKSREQFEMRFKKRFLVVKAQSHELSKKLFWLKRYRILGAQYELQFHCKTRLDMSPVLGNINGSHHLSMRQG